A single window of Flavobacterium sp. 140616W15 DNA harbors:
- a CDS encoding FtsX-like permease family protein → MNFPLYIAKRYIFSKSKNNAINIINRIASLGIIVGTMALFVVLSVFSGLKVFSLSFTNEIDPDLKIESTYGKSFMVTPDQDSQIKKIDGIASYTKIIEERVLFIFNGKQQVTYLKGVDRNYPVVNDIRKKLFNGQWLKPDTYQVVVGYGISKNFSMGILDFENPLQVFAPKPGKGTIENPEEAFSKTDVLPVGIYSISEDLDSKYVFADIGLVQELLEYNPNQISGIEFKLKPNADESKIDSQLQIIFNNKVTTKNRAQLNASLYKMLNTENIAVYLIFTLVIIVALFNLIGALIMMILDKKSNLKTLFNLGTEIKDLRKIFLLQGTLLSVFGGLIGLVLGVILVLLQQQYELIMITSTLAFPVVFTLENVFIVLGTIFSLGFIASLIASTRVSAKLLD, encoded by the coding sequence TTGAACTTTCCCCTTTACATAGCCAAAAGGTATATTTTTAGCAAGAGTAAAAACAATGCTATCAATATCATAAATCGTATTGCCAGCCTTGGAATAATTGTTGGTACAATGGCTTTGTTTGTGGTTTTATCCGTTTTTAGCGGATTAAAAGTATTCAGTCTTTCTTTCACAAATGAAATAGATCCTGATTTAAAAATTGAAAGCACTTATGGAAAATCATTTATGGTTACTCCAGATCAGGATAGTCAAATTAAAAAAATCGATGGGATTGCTTCGTATACTAAAATAATCGAAGAACGGGTTTTGTTTATTTTTAATGGAAAACAACAGGTAACTTATTTAAAAGGAGTTGATCGTAATTATCCTGTTGTAAATGATATTAGAAAAAAACTCTTTAATGGACAATGGTTAAAACCGGATACGTATCAGGTTGTTGTTGGTTATGGGATTTCGAAGAACTTTTCAATGGGAATATTAGATTTCGAGAATCCATTGCAGGTATTTGCACCAAAACCAGGAAAAGGAACTATAGAAAACCCAGAAGAAGCATTTAGTAAAACGGATGTATTGCCAGTAGGCATATATTCGATAAGCGAAGATTTGGATTCTAAATATGTTTTTGCTGATATAGGTTTGGTTCAGGAGCTATTGGAGTATAACCCCAATCAGATTTCAGGAATCGAATTTAAGTTAAAACCAAATGCAGACGAATCAAAAATTGATTCACAATTACAAATAATTTTCAATAATAAAGTTACCACAAAAAACAGAGCACAACTTAATGCGTCTTTGTATAAAATGCTTAATACCGAAAACATTGCAGTTTATTTAATATTTACACTGGTAATTATTGTAGCCCTTTTTAATTTGATTGGAGCATTAATTATGATGATTTTGGATAAAAAAAGCAACTTGAAAACGCTATTTAATCTTGGAACAGAAATTAAAGATTTACGAAAAATATTCTTGTTACAAGGAACTTTACTTAGTGTCTTTGGAGGTTTAATAGGTCTTGTGCTGGGTGTTATTTTAGTTTTGTTACAACAGCAGTATGAGCTTATAATGATTACTTCAACACTAGCTTTTCCAGTTGTTTTTACCCTTGAAAACGTATTTATTGTTTTAGGAACTATTTTTTCACTTGGATTTATAGCTTCATTAATAGCAAGTACACGCGTTAGTGCA
- the dut gene encoding dUTP diphosphatase → MTINIINKSQHALPNYETIASAGMDLRANLSESITLNPLERTIVKTGLFIELPIGYEAQVRPRSGLAAKKGVTVLNSPGTVDADYRGEIGVILVNLSNEAFVIENGERIAQLIIAKHERAEWVEVNELSETSRGEGGFGSTGVK, encoded by the coding sequence ATGACGATTAATATTATCAACAAATCACAACACGCTTTACCTAACTACGAAACAATAGCTTCGGCAGGGATGGATTTACGTGCTAATTTATCTGAATCAATAACATTAAACCCATTAGAAAGAACAATAGTTAAAACAGGACTTTTTATTGAATTACCTATTGGTTATGAAGCACAAGTACGACCTAGAAGCGGATTGGCAGCAAAAAAAGGGGTAACGGTATTAAATTCTCCAGGAACTGTAGATGCTGATTATAGAGGTGAAATCGGAGTAATTTTAGTAAATTTATCCAATGAAGCTTTTGTGATTGAAAATGGAGAAAGAATTGCACAGTTAATTATTGCTAAGCATGAAAGAGCCGAATGGGTTGAAGTTAACGAACTTTCTGAAACCTCAAGAGGAGAAGGTGGTTTTGGTAGTACCGGAGTGAAGTAG
- the rbfA gene encoding 30S ribosome-binding factor RbfA gives METNRQKKIGGVIQKDLVDILQGEVRKNGINNLIISVSKVSVTTDLSVATVYLSIFPQEKAKETLEAIKSNSTLIKHDLSQRVRLQLRKVPNLVFFIDDSLDYIEKIDNALANRDNPIENRDLLEKRRKS, from the coding sequence ATGGAAACAAATAGACAGAAAAAAATAGGCGGTGTCATCCAAAAGGATTTGGTTGATATTTTGCAAGGTGAAGTGAGAAAAAATGGAATTAATAATTTGATAATTTCAGTATCCAAAGTTAGCGTAACTACAGATTTATCTGTGGCAACAGTATATTTAAGTATTTTTCCTCAGGAGAAAGCCAAAGAAACATTGGAAGCAATTAAGTCAAATTCGACTTTGATTAAACATGATCTATCACAACGAGTACGTTTGCAATTACGTAAAGTACCCAATTTAGTGTTTTTTATAGATGACTCATTAGACTATATTGAGAAAATAGATAATGCTTTAGCCAATAGAGATAACCCAATAGAAAATCGTGATCTTTTAGAAAAAAGAAGAAAATCATAG
- a CDS encoding murein hydrolase activator EnvC: MPKFLLSLIFICTTSLMWAQDSQQEKLEQRKAQIQQEIRDNEKMLQSVKKKEKSAVNVFIVQSNKIKLKEKLINTTEKQTKLLSNDMYINQTKINKLKKELEVLKEDYAKMILKSYKSRSEQSRAMFLLSSENFLQAYKRAQYMKQYTNFRKNQGEEIKSKSLQLADYNAKLDGQRQVKKKIIAENEKEKITLEQEKKEQQKLVNSLKKDKNKIIADTKSKQQESKRIDRQIDRLIREAIAAANRKAAAEKEKATGTKSVAVVSDTKIALTAEAKILAADFKANRGKLPWPVEKGFVSLGYGDQPHPIYNTLVIHNSGVEITTESGSNARAVFEGVVSSVMVLSPINKAVMIQHGDYFTVYQNLSSVSVSKGDKVSIKQNIGKIRTSGETGKTTIKFLILQNTTYNNPQSWLYNM; encoded by the coding sequence ATGCCAAAATTTCTCCTAAGCCTAATTTTTATTTGCACCACTTCATTGATGTGGGCACAAGATTCGCAACAAGAAAAACTGGAACAACGTAAAGCTCAGATTCAACAAGAAATTAGAGACAACGAGAAAATGTTACAATCAGTAAAGAAGAAAGAAAAATCTGCAGTGAATGTTTTTATCGTTCAGTCTAATAAAATTAAACTTAAAGAAAAGCTAATCAATACTACCGAAAAGCAAACCAAGCTTTTGAGTAATGATATGTATATTAATCAAACAAAAATTAATAAACTTAAGAAAGAGTTAGAGGTATTAAAAGAAGATTATGCCAAGATGATTCTTAAGTCATATAAAAGCCGTTCAGAGCAAAGTAGAGCAATGTTTTTATTGTCTTCAGAAAACTTTCTGCAAGCTTATAAGCGTGCACAGTATATGAAACAATATACAAATTTCAGAAAAAATCAAGGAGAAGAAATTAAATCAAAATCACTTCAATTAGCAGATTATAATGCAAAACTTGATGGGCAAAGACAGGTCAAGAAAAAGATTATTGCTGAAAACGAAAAAGAAAAAATAACTTTAGAGCAAGAAAAGAAAGAACAGCAAAAGCTGGTGAATTCGCTTAAAAAAGATAAGAACAAAATTATTGCTGACACGAAAAGTAAACAGCAAGAATCGAAAAGAATCGACAGACAAATTGATCGTTTAATTCGTGAAGCTATTGCTGCGGCTAACCGTAAAGCTGCCGCCGAAAAAGAAAAAGCAACAGGAACAAAATCGGTTGCTGTAGTATCAGACACAAAAATCGCATTAACAGCTGAAGCAAAAATACTTGCGGCTGATTTTAAAGCCAATCGAGGGAAATTACCTTGGCCTGTAGAAAAAGGATTTGTATCATTGGGTTATGGAGATCAACCACATCCTATTTATAATACATTGGTAATTCATAATAGTGGTGTCGAAATCACAACTGAGTCGGGTTCTAATGCAAGAGCTGTTTTTGAAGGAGTTGTATCTAGTGTAATGGTATTATCGCCAATAAACAAAGCAGTAATGATTCAGCATGGAGATTATTTTACAGTATACCAAAACTTAAGTTCGGTATCTGTGAGTAAAGGAGATAAAGTAAGCATTAAACAAAATATTGGTAAAATTAGAACTAGTGGGGAAACAGGAAAAACTACTATTAAGTTCCTAATACTTCAAAACACAACGTATAACAATCCGCAGAGCTGGTTGTATAATATGTAA
- a CDS encoding lipopolysaccharide assembly protein LapB, whose translation MKKRVLIIVFMALVGNQASIMAQTEPEDIAMATNEFQDSFYESLLQKGIENYDKAIIALQKCEKLQPNDATVYFELGKNYLSLKDYRNAQSSFEKATQLNPNNKWFWLGIYDVCYQTKNYPLAIETIQKIIPFDEEYKDDLISLYMITNQFDKALSLINEMNDKFGKSNERELYKAQILSQGKYQNVEIENLVDQINKNPKEESNYIALITLYAKNNDADKVLQITQQLEKAVPTSEWAQVSSFKSYLDQNQPEKAIQAMNVVLANSKIDSKIKHRILNEFLIFVGKNPQFAPDLDKAIVYFKDDANVDVAKEIGKFYHSKNQFDQAVKYYELSVNSASQVDIETNLLLLQAYTETKQYEPMAKRSVVMIETFPTQPQFYFYSGLANNQLQQFKKAKDVLEMGLDYVVDDLTLEANFNIQLGEAYNGLGDMKKKEAYFAKANQLLRQKK comes from the coding sequence ATGAAAAAAAGAGTTTTAATAATTGTATTCATGGCATTGGTTGGAAATCAGGCTTCGATAATGGCTCAAACAGAACCAGAAGATATTGCTATGGCTACCAATGAATTTCAGGACTCTTTTTATGAATCGTTATTACAAAAAGGCATCGAAAATTATGATAAAGCAATTATTGCTTTACAAAAATGTGAGAAGCTTCAACCTAATGATGCAACAGTTTATTTTGAATTAGGAAAAAACTATCTGTCTTTAAAAGATTATAGAAATGCTCAAAGTTCGTTTGAAAAAGCAACGCAGTTAAATCCAAATAATAAATGGTTTTGGTTGGGTATTTACGATGTTTGTTATCAAACCAAGAATTATCCTTTGGCAATAGAAACCATTCAGAAAATTATTCCGTTTGATGAGGAGTATAAAGATGATTTGATTTCATTGTATATGATTACAAATCAATTTGACAAAGCACTTTCGTTAATTAATGAAATGAACGATAAGTTTGGAAAATCGAATGAAAGAGAATTATATAAGGCACAGATTTTGTCACAAGGAAAATATCAAAATGTTGAAATAGAAAATCTTGTTGATCAGATTAATAAAAATCCAAAAGAAGAGTCTAATTATATTGCTTTGATTACATTGTATGCAAAGAATAATGATGCTGACAAAGTGCTACAGATTACGCAACAATTAGAAAAAGCGGTTCCAACATCAGAGTGGGCGCAAGTAAGTTCTTTTAAAAGCTATTTAGATCAAAATCAACCGGAAAAAGCAATTCAGGCAATGAATGTCGTTTTAGCAAATTCTAAAATAGATTCTAAAATAAAACACCGAATCTTAAATGAGTTTTTGATTTTCGTAGGCAAGAATCCGCAATTTGCACCAGATTTGGATAAGGCAATTGTTTATTTTAAGGATGATGCAAATGTAGATGTCGCAAAGGAAATAGGAAAGTTTTATCACAGTAAAAATCAATTTGATCAGGCAGTTAAATATTACGAGTTGTCAGTAAATTCAGCTTCGCAAGTAGATATCGAAACTAATTTACTTTTGCTTCAGGCTTATACCGAAACGAAACAATACGAACCAATGGCTAAACGTTCGGTGGTAATGATAGAGACATTCCCAACGCAGCCACAATTTTATTTTTATTCAGGTCTGGCTAATAATCAATTGCAACAATTTAAAAAGGCAAAAGACGTTTTAGAAATGGGACTTGATTATGTTGTAGATGATCTAACTTTAGAAGCAAATTTTAACATTCAGTTAGGAGAAGCTTATAATGGTTTAGGGGATATGAAGAAAAAAGAAGCGTATTTTGCGAAGGCAAATCAATTATTAAGACAAAAAAAGTAA
- a CDS encoding sugar phosphate nucleotidyltransferase — protein MKIIVPMAGRGSRLRPHTLTIPKPLIPVAGKSIVHRLVEDIAKILKEPIEEVAFILGDEAFFGEDVVLSLQELAQSLGAKASIYRQDLPLGTGHAIMCAKESLSGPAVIAYADTLIRADFELDPDADAVIWVKQVEQPEAFGVVKLNANNEITELVEKPKEFVSDLAVIGIYYFKEIEILKNELQTVLDNNIQNGGEYQINDGIKAMMANGKVFKTGSVDEWMDCGNKDVTVETNSRMLGFLHNDGEHLVDYDVKLENATIIPPCYIGENVVLKNATVGPNVSLGKGCHVTDSTIKNSLVQTYTQIKNADLDNAMIGNHVSYDGKFTSISIGDYSVLE, from the coding sequence ATGAAAATAATCGTTCCAATGGCGGGTCGCGGGTCTAGATTAAGACCACATACTTTAACTATTCCTAAACCATTAATTCCAGTTGCAGGGAAATCAATCGTGCATCGTTTGGTGGAGGATATTGCAAAAATACTTAAAGAACCTATTGAAGAGGTGGCATTTATATTAGGAGATGAAGCTTTTTTTGGTGAAGATGTTGTATTAAGCTTGCAAGAGTTAGCACAAAGTTTGGGCGCTAAAGCATCTATATATCGTCAGGATTTGCCATTGGGTACCGGACATGCAATTATGTGTGCCAAAGAATCTTTATCAGGACCAGCAGTAATTGCTTATGCAGATACTTTAATTAGAGCTGATTTTGAGTTAGATCCGGATGCTGATGCAGTAATTTGGGTAAAACAAGTGGAGCAGCCAGAAGCATTTGGAGTAGTTAAGTTAAATGCTAATAATGAAATTACAGAATTGGTCGAAAAACCAAAAGAGTTTGTAAGTGATTTGGCGGTTATTGGAATATACTATTTTAAGGAAATAGAGATTCTTAAAAATGAGCTACAAACAGTTTTAGACAATAACATTCAGAATGGTGGAGAATATCAAATTAATGATGGTATTAAAGCTATGATGGCCAACGGGAAAGTTTTTAAAACCGGTAGCGTAGATGAATGGATGGATTGTGGTAATAAAGATGTTACTGTTGAAACCAACTCTAGAATGTTAGGATTTTTGCACAATGACGGTGAACATTTAGTTGATTATGATGTGAAATTGGAAAATGCTACAATTATTCCACCATGTTATATTGGTGAAAATGTAGTCTTGAAAAATGCAACCGTAGGCCCAAATGTATCTTTAGGAAAAGGATGTCATGTTACTGATAGCACGATTAAAAATAGTTTGGTGCAAACCTATACTCAAATAAAAAATGCTGATTTAGATAACGCGATGATAGGAAACCACGTTAGTTATGACGGTAAGTTTACAAGTATTAGCATTGGTGATTATTCGGTTTTAGAATAA
- a CDS encoding CBS domain-containing protein yields the protein MKKREPISHIMTKTVVTANENDGLREVVEKLRKNTIRHIPIVRGKEVIGIISRTDVNRLTFGALFEGQEGADEAILDMLSISQVMTAKPMTVSSDTIIRDLAEIFVKEEFHALPVVDNGELKGIVTTTDVVRYFLEQYD from the coding sequence ATGAAAAAGAGAGAACCAATCAGTCATATAATGACTAAAACAGTAGTAACTGCAAATGAAAATGACGGATTAAGAGAAGTAGTCGAAAAACTTAGAAAAAACACTATTAGACACATTCCTATCGTTCGAGGTAAGGAGGTCATTGGTATTATAAGCCGAACGGATGTAAACCGATTAACTTTTGGTGCTTTATTTGAAGGGCAGGAAGGAGCTGATGAAGCCATCCTGGATATGCTTTCGATTTCTCAAGTAATGACAGCAAAACCCATGACAGTATCATCGGATACAATTATAAGAGACTTAGCTGAAATTTTTGTAAAAGAAGAATTTCACGCCTTACCTGTAGTTGACAATGGTGAACTCAAAGGTATCGTTACAACAACCGATGTTGTGAGATATTTTTTAGAACAATACGATTAA
- a CDS encoding DUF4292 domain-containing protein, which produces MKKYLMILLLVFIVSCKSKSGAVQGNNNKEEVNLISANKIIDGHYNNKLQFSTLYIKASAKYSDDKQSQNVTAEIKIKKDEQILVSIRFLGITMAKALITPNSVSYYEKIGSSYYEGDFSSLSKWLGTDLDFNKVQNLLLGAAIDDLKKGKYIETLIDRVYRLDEAKETDIKKSFFFEADTFLLEKEQISQTSKNIMMQIAYGDNKTFDQGTLPRSIAIEAIQPKGKTEINLNYNTITFNEELSFPYSVPNGYKKIIIK; this is translated from the coding sequence ATGAAGAAATATTTAATGATCTTGTTACTCGTTTTTATCGTTTCGTGTAAATCGAAATCAGGTGCAGTGCAAGGGAATAACAATAAAGAAGAGGTAAATCTTATTTCTGCGAATAAAATTATCGACGGACATTACAATAATAAATTACAGTTTTCGACTTTATATATTAAAGCCAGTGCCAAATATTCAGATGATAAACAAAGTCAGAATGTTACAGCCGAGATAAAAATTAAGAAAGACGAACAGATTTTGGTAAGTATTCGTTTTCTGGGTATTACAATGGCTAAAGCTTTAATTACGCCAAATTCAGTGAGCTATTATGAAAAAATAGGAAGCTCTTATTATGAAGGAGACTTTAGTAGTTTAAGTAAATGGTTAGGAACAGATTTAGATTTTAATAAAGTTCAAAACCTTTTATTAGGTGCTGCAATCGATGACTTGAAGAAAGGTAAATATATTGAAACGTTGATTGATAGAGTATATCGATTAGATGAAGCGAAGGAGACAGATATCAAAAAATCATTTTTCTTTGAAGCCGATACGTTTTTGTTAGAGAAAGAACAAATTTCGCAAACGTCAAAGAATATCATGATGCAAATTGCATATGGAGATAATAAAACTTTTGATCAAGGGACGCTTCCTAGATCTATTGCTATAGAAGCAATCCAGCCAAAAGGGAAGACAGAAATCAATTTAAATTACAATACGATTACTTTTAATGAGGAACTTTCTTTTCCTTATAGTGTTCCAAATGGATATAAAAAAATTATAATTAAGTAA
- a CDS encoding four helix bundle protein: MKKFDLHERLIDFAVQIIKITDNLKATKAGNHLSGQIVRSGTSPSLNYSEAQSAESRNDFIHKMSIVLKELRETHSCLKIILRAELYSKEELDLNVAIKENDELISIFVKSLETSRNKNK, translated from the coding sequence GTGAAAAAATTTGATTTACATGAAAGGTTAATTGATTTTGCAGTTCAAATTATAAAAATAACAGATAATCTAAAAGCAACAAAGGCAGGAAATCATCTGTCAGGTCAAATTGTACGTTCAGGAACTTCACCATCATTAAATTATAGTGAAGCTCAGAGTGCTGAATCTAGAAATGATTTTATTCATAAGATGTCTATTGTGTTAAAAGAACTTCGGGAGACACATTCTTGTTTAAAAATCATTTTAAGAGCGGAGTTATATTCAAAAGAAGAATTAGATTTAAACGTTGCAATAAAAGAAAATGATGAGCTAATTTCAATATTTGTAAAAAGTTTGGAAACATCAAGAAATAAAAATAAGTAA